In Anolis carolinensis isolate JA03-04 unplaced genomic scaffold, rAnoCar3.1.pri scaffold_24, whole genome shotgun sequence, the following are encoded in one genomic region:
- the fam222a gene encoding protein FAM222A, which produces MLACLQRTQNPTRQHMVCTNKEPRKCDAMPVVSAPPSACYPSPAELDAYARKVANQPLTIKIFPANVRVPQHKHLNRTVNGYDTAAVAPPPHYSPYPVVVNNNNNNSGNNNTYQGLLAMVRAGSSSSSLSGVVKNVEGKRTKPARHVVAGGPYPHNAAPPPSIQNIIFQINRQCGQPGGPAKHGYAEIVYPERVDYVHSLRKSPDKVGSSPLNCTAVGTNFVTGPPCFATAPWNSVLATPDSDCCHHGGAREPWPAGGGLPSLPSLPSKTLCNASVLSSSLQSLEFLINDLRPPCIKEQMLGKGYETVAVPRLLDHQHAHIRLPVYR; this is translated from the exons ATGTTGGCCTGCCTTCAAAGGACGCAGAATCCTACCCGGCAACACATGGTTTGCACCAATAAGGAGCCTCGGAAGT GCGACGCGATGCCCGTGGTGTCGGCCCCCCCCTCGGCGTGTTACCCGAGTCCGGCCGAGCTGGACGCCTATGCCCGGAAGGTGGCCAACCAGCCCTTGACCATCAAGATCTTCCCGGCCAACGTCCGAGTCCCGCAGCACAAGCACCTCAACCGGACGGTCAACGGCTACGACACTGCGGCGGTAGCCCCGCCCCCCCATTACAGCCCCTATCCCGTCGtcgtcaataacaacaacaacaacagcggcAACAACAACACCTACCAGGGCTTGTTGGCCATGGTCCGGGCCGGGTCCTCGTCCTCGTCGTTGTCCGGGGTGGTCAAAAACGTGGAGGGCAAGCGGACGAAGCCCGCCCGTCACGTCGTGGCCGGGGGTCCGTACCCCCACAACGCCGCCCCGCCCCCGTCCATCCAGAACATCATCTTCCAGATCAACCGGCAGTGCGGACAACCGGGGGGGCCGGCCAAGCACGGGTACGCCGAGATTGTGTACCCCGAGAGGGTGGATTACGTCCACTCTCTCCGCAAATCGCCGGACAAAGTGGGGTCGTCGCCGTTGAACTGCACGGCGGTGGGCACGAACTTCGTGACGGGCCCGCCGTGCTTCGCGACCGCGCCGTGGAACAGTGTCCTGGCCACGCCGGACAGCGACTGCTGCCACCACGGGGGGGCCCGAGAGCCCTGGCCGGCCGGAGGGGGGCTCCCCAGTCTGCCCAGTCTGCCCAGCAAGACGCTCTGCAACGCCTCCGTCCTCAGCAGCAGCCTCCAGTCGTTGGAGTTCCTCATCAACGACCTGCGCCCCCCCTGCATCAAGGAGCAGATGCTCGGAAAGGGGTACGAGACCGTGGCCGTGCCCCGACTCCTCGACCACCAGCACGCCCACATACGGCTGCCCGTGTACAGATAG